The following coding sequences lie in one Myxococcus xanthus genomic window:
- a CDS encoding ParB/RepB/Spo0J family partition protein, with protein MVKADMQKRALGRGLSALIPQAGATSSGKGEQAPKAGVLKLPIESIHRDKDQPRTYFDEEKLKELSDSIKAQGVLQPILVRKDGDGYRIIAGERRWRASQAAGLKEVPAIVRDVTEVQAFELALVENLQRADLNPIEEAEGYKRLVEEFKLTQEQVSARVGKERSTVANALRLLALPADVKGMVADGSLSMGHARALLGVPRLPELQNLAKQVADKKLSVRDTERLVQQSRTSGKKDAGKAAPKQSPQVKSLVEELQRRLGTKVRLTERSPGKGTIEVDFFSYDDLDRLLKLLRKE; from the coding sequence GTGGTGAAAGCAGACATGCAGAAGCGGGCCCTGGGGCGCGGGCTGTCCGCCCTCATCCCCCAGGCGGGCGCCACCTCTTCCGGCAAGGGCGAGCAGGCCCCGAAGGCCGGCGTCCTCAAGCTCCCCATCGAGTCCATCCACCGCGACAAGGACCAGCCGCGCACCTACTTCGACGAGGAGAAGCTCAAGGAGCTCTCCGACTCCATCAAGGCGCAGGGGGTGCTCCAGCCCATCCTCGTCCGCAAGGACGGTGACGGCTACCGCATCATCGCGGGCGAGCGCCGCTGGCGCGCGTCCCAGGCCGCCGGCCTCAAGGAAGTGCCCGCCATCGTCCGTGACGTGACGGAGGTCCAGGCCTTCGAGCTGGCGCTGGTGGAGAACCTCCAGCGCGCGGACCTGAACCCCATCGAAGAGGCGGAGGGCTACAAGCGCCTGGTGGAGGAGTTCAAGCTCACGCAAGAGCAGGTCAGCGCGCGCGTGGGCAAGGAGCGCTCCACGGTGGCCAACGCACTGCGCCTGCTGGCGCTGCCCGCGGACGTCAAGGGCATGGTGGCGGACGGCTCGCTCAGCATGGGCCATGCGCGCGCGCTGCTCGGCGTGCCCCGGCTGCCCGAACTGCAGAACCTGGCCAAGCAAGTCGCGGACAAGAAGCTCTCCGTGCGTGACACGGAGCGGCTGGTCCAGCAGAGTCGCACCAGCGGGAAGAAGGACGCGGGCAAGGCGGCACCGAAGCAGAGCCCGCAGGTGAAGTCACTGGTGGAGGAGCTTCAGCGGCGACTGGGTACCAAGGTCCGGCTCACCGAACGAAGCCCCGGAAAGGGCACCATCGAGGTGGACTTCTTCTCGTACGATGACCTCGACCGGCTCTTGAAGCTTCTCAGGAAGGAGTAG